A region of Pseudoxanthomonas sp. CF385 DNA encodes the following proteins:
- a CDS encoding flagellar hook-length control protein FliK, translating to MPSPMATFAPAAGGASAASGATKPATQEGAKDNAKPAFDDMVRRPAPRDDAPVRKPAARDGEPREVARGETPTLCRQDDTSDTAMSDDEIKQDDTAPLALLALLDAAPVAPAAPAPAAGTAVLVDAAATPSPGSSPPTFTPVTDAVLGQGTARAALPVEALPAAAVAETAAAPDTATAAAPPAAAAADTPAKAPLQNLLSFATHLATGQVAAALPEVVTLGRDIVEVFRSEDGDSTAPTGNVLAGVGASNASLGLSRTETVNAMAAPTADLHGGHFDEDIGDAVRWMADQKIGHAHIKVTPNELGTVEIRLRLDGDRVHADFASTQADVRQALESSLPRLREMLGQHGFQLAHADVGHQHAPPSQGPGAHAGEGTGDTGEPAPEAPRTVRMTARGLVDAYA from the coding sequence ATGCCCTCGCCGATGGCCACGTTCGCCCCCGCCGCCGGTGGCGCGTCCGCGGCATCGGGCGCCACAAAACCCGCCACGCAGGAAGGCGCGAAGGACAACGCCAAGCCCGCGTTCGACGACATGGTCCGCCGTCCGGCGCCACGCGACGACGCGCCCGTGCGCAAGCCCGCGGCACGCGATGGCGAACCGCGCGAGGTCGCCCGCGGCGAAACACCCACGCTCTGTCGCCAGGACGACACGTCCGATACCGCCATGTCGGATGACGAGATCAAGCAGGACGACACCGCGCCCCTGGCACTGCTCGCCCTGCTCGACGCAGCACCCGTGGCACCGGCAGCGCCCGCGCCGGCCGCAGGCACCGCGGTCCTGGTGGACGCGGCCGCCACACCTTCGCCCGGTTCCTCGCCCCCGACTTTCACCCCGGTAACCGATGCGGTGCTGGGACAGGGCACCGCGCGCGCCGCGCTGCCCGTCGAAGCGTTGCCGGCCGCCGCCGTCGCCGAGACCGCGGCGGCACCCGACACCGCGACCGCGGCGGCCCCGCCGGCCGCAGCCGCCGCCGACACGCCGGCCAAGGCGCCGCTGCAGAACCTGCTCTCCTTCGCCACCCACCTGGCGACCGGCCAAGTCGCGGCCGCGCTGCCGGAGGTGGTCACGCTGGGTCGCGACATCGTCGAGGTCTTCCGCAGCGAGGACGGCGACAGCACCGCGCCGACCGGCAACGTGTTGGCCGGCGTTGGAGCGTCGAACGCATCGCTTGGCCTGTCCCGCACGGAAACGGTGAACGCGATGGCGGCACCGACCGCCGACCTGCACGGTGGCCACTTCGACGAGGACATCGGCGACGCCGTGCGCTGGATGGCCGACCAGAAGATCGGCCACGCCCACATCAAGGTCACCCCGAACGAACTGGGCACGGTGGAGATCCGCCTGCGGCTGGACGGCGACCGCGTCCACGCCGACTTCGCCAGCACCCAGGCCGACGTCCGCCAGGCGCTCGAGAGCAGCCTGCCGCGCCTGCGCGAAATGCTGGGCCAGCACGGCTTCCAGCTGGCGCACGCCGACGTGGGCCACCAGCATGCCCCGCCGTCGCAGGGTCCCGGCGCTCACGCGGGCGAAGGCACCGGCGATACCGGAGAACCTGCCCCCGAAGCGCCGCGCACGGTCCGCATGACCGCTCGCGGCTTGGTGGACGCGTACGCGTGA